One part of the Phycisphaeraceae bacterium genome encodes these proteins:
- a CDS encoding polyprenyl synthetase family protein, which translates to MNGLRVSAVPDHDVNLERSDQQLHAFVVLCRDRVDTYLRRLVADSGIHHTLLREAAEYAVFSGGKRLRPVLAQLICGACGGSAERALHAAAGVELVHCFSLVHDDLPALDNDILRRGKPTVHVKFGEPLAILVGDLLLSLAHETIAADTNSAQLSRELAIATREMIDGQVIDTLGDAEPDAEPLASLERMHAKKTGALLTAAARMGAISAQASPDYLEAATSYARSIGLMFQIVDDLLDVECSTDELGKTAGKDEAMGKLTFPRLIGIDASRKRVDALLADAIRETTRLPCMQEELSDFAQMLATRTR; encoded by the coding sequence ATGAATGGCTTGCGAGTCAGTGCTGTGCCAGATCATGATGTGAATCTTGAGCGATCGGATCAGCAATTGCACGCGTTTGTTGTGTTGTGTCGTGATCGTGTTGATACGTATCTTCGACGATTGGTAGCCGATTCCGGGATACACCACACGTTACTCCGTGAAGCTGCTGAGTATGCTGTTTTTTCTGGAGGAAAACGGTTGCGTCCAGTTCTGGCGCAGCTGATCTGCGGTGCGTGCGGCGGTTCAGCAGAGAGGGCTCTGCACGCCGCGGCAGGTGTCGAACTGGTGCATTGTTTCAGTCTGGTTCATGATGATCTGCCTGCACTTGATAATGACATACTGCGTCGTGGCAAACCCACAGTCCATGTGAAGTTTGGTGAACCATTGGCGATCCTCGTTGGCGATCTCTTGCTGAGCCTTGCGCACGAGACGATTGCTGCCGATACAAACTCAGCACAACTTTCGCGTGAGTTGGCCATCGCAACCCGTGAAATGATCGACGGACAGGTGATCGACACATTAGGTGACGCTGAGCCTGATGCAGAGCCACTCGCCTCGCTTGAGCGAATGCACGCGAAGAAGACAGGTGCTCTGCTGACTGCTGCTGCACGGATGGGTGCCATTTCAGCGCAGGCATCGCCAGACTATCTCGAAGCTGCGACCTCGTACGCGCGATCGATCGGCTTGATGTTCCAGATTGTTGACGATCTTCTGGACGTTGAGTGTTCGACCGATGAACTCGGCAAGACAGCTGGGAAGGACGAAGCCATGGGCAAGCTGACATTTCCGAGGCTGATTGGGATTGACGCGTCAAGGAAACGGGTCGACGCGCTGCTCGCTGACGCGATTCGAGAAACAACTCGGTTGCCCTGCATGCAGGAAGAACTCTCGGACTTTGCTCAGATGCTTGCGACACGCACGCGTTAG
- the hutU gene encoding urocanate hydratase → MTTHTTAHTDALPGARTVRAPRGTTKQCATWQAEAAMRMLMNNLDPEVAEHPDKLVVYGGRGQAARSWAAFDAIVASLKSLAADETLLVQSGKPVGIVKTHVDAPRVMIANSNLVPHWATQKHFDDLAARGLMMYGQMTAGSWIYIGTQGILQGTYETFAECARQHFGGTLKGRLCVTAGCGGMGGAQPLSVTLNGGVCLIADVDQTRLDRRLHDNYLDEIAPTIDAAIDASLQYTKSGTARSVGVCCNAVELLQALIDRNITPDALTDQTSAHDPLEGYVPEGMSMDDAAELRTRDANEYQRRSIDTMTKHVQQMVQLQQRGAKAFDYGNNIRQRAKENGYSGAFAFPGFVPAYIRPQFCEGRGPFRWVALSGDPVDIFKTDKALLDLFPNHEGLRRWLLGCHANPDALLAGDFASCAPRFGWQGLPSRICWLGLGERDKAGVMFNDMVADGTVSAPIVIGRDHLDCGSVASPNRETEAMKDGTDAVSDWPLLNFGVNIASGASWVSFHHGGGVGIGYSQHAGQVIVADGTPEARSRLERVLTNDPMMGIFRHVDAGYDEANACAAKCNVKIPMQEK, encoded by the coding sequence ATGACGACACACACAACAGCACACACGGACGCTCTTCCCGGCGCGCGCACCGTTCGCGCTCCTCGCGGCACAACAAAGCAGTGCGCAACATGGCAGGCCGAAGCCGCGATGCGCATGCTTATGAACAACCTCGATCCGGAGGTCGCTGAGCACCCCGACAAGCTTGTTGTCTACGGCGGACGCGGGCAGGCGGCACGGTCATGGGCCGCGTTTGACGCGATTGTTGCGAGCCTGAAATCACTCGCTGCCGACGAAACACTGCTTGTGCAGTCGGGCAAACCGGTCGGCATTGTCAAAACGCACGTTGATGCGCCTCGCGTCATGATCGCGAACTCGAATCTGGTCCCCCACTGGGCAACGCAGAAGCACTTTGACGATCTCGCAGCACGCGGATTGATGATGTACGGGCAGATGACCGCGGGATCGTGGATCTACATTGGCACGCAGGGCATTCTGCAAGGGACGTACGAGACGTTCGCCGAGTGCGCACGCCAGCACTTCGGTGGCACGCTCAAAGGCAGACTCTGCGTTACGGCCGGGTGCGGCGGGATGGGCGGCGCGCAGCCGCTCTCTGTCACGCTCAATGGCGGCGTGTGCTTGATCGCGGACGTCGATCAGACGCGCCTCGACCGTCGCCTCCATGACAACTATCTCGACGAGATTGCCCCCACTATCGACGCGGCAATCGACGCGAGCTTGCAGTACACAAAGTCAGGAACCGCGCGCAGTGTCGGCGTGTGCTGCAACGCCGTCGAACTGTTGCAAGCGCTCATCGATCGAAACATCACGCCTGATGCTCTGACGGACCAGACAAGCGCACACGATCCACTCGAAGGCTACGTCCCCGAAGGGATGTCCATGGACGATGCTGCTGAGCTTCGCACACGCGATGCCAACGAGTACCAACGCAGAAGCATCGACACGATGACAAAGCACGTGCAGCAGATGGTGCAGCTCCAGCAGCGCGGCGCGAAGGCGTTCGACTATGGCAACAACATCCGCCAGCGCGCCAAGGAGAACGGGTACTCTGGCGCGTTCGCGTTCCCCGGGTTCGTGCCCGCGTACATCAGGCCGCAGTTCTGCGAGGGACGCGGGCCGTTCCGCTGGGTTGCGCTCTCGGGCGATCCAGTCGACATCTTCAAGACCGACAAGGCGCTGCTTGATCTCTTCCCGAACCACGAGGGCCTGCGTCGCTGGCTGCTTGGTTGCCATGCGAATCCGGACGCGCTGCTCGCGGGCGACTTTGCTAGTTGCGCGCCGCGCTTCGGCTGGCAGGGCCTCCCGTCGCGCATCTGCTGGCTCGGGCTCGGCGAACGAGACAAGGCCGGCGTCATGTTCAACGACATGGTTGCAGACGGCACCGTCAGCGCCCCCATCGTCATCGGTCGCGATCATCTCGACTGCGGCTCGGTCGCGTCACCAAACCGCGAGACCGAAGCAATGAAGGACGGCACCGATGCGGTGAGCGATTGGCCGCTCCTGAACTTCGGCGTGAACATCGCGTCGGGCGCGTCGTGGGTAAGTTTCCATCACGGCGGCGGCGTTGGCATCGGGTACTCGCAGCACGCGGGTCAGGTGATCGTTGCCGACGGCACACCCGAAGCTCGAAGCAGGCTCGAACGCGTGCTGACGAACGATCCGATGATGGGCATCTTCAGACACGTCGACGCTGGGTATGACGAAGCGAACGCGTGCGCAGCAAAGTGCAATGTGAAGATTCCGATGCAGGAGAAGTGA
- a CDS encoding PTS sugar transporter subunit IIA yields MNLMDLIQPECVKVPLVSTEKREIIDELVGVLSEAGLVNDSKALADAVWSRECTRTTGIGLGLAIPHGKTASQERVVLAIGKPKEPVDFEALDGQMVKLVVLLASPVDKNSEHISTLAAISRMMTVPEFREQMYEAATSEQIIDLIRGQSAAV; encoded by the coding sequence GTGAATTTGATGGATCTCATCCAACCCGAGTGTGTCAAGGTGCCTCTGGTCTCTACAGAGAAGCGCGAGATTATCGATGAACTCGTTGGCGTCCTGAGTGAAGCGGGCCTTGTCAACGATTCCAAAGCACTTGCAGATGCTGTCTGGAGTCGCGAATGCACGCGCACGACCGGCATCGGGCTTGGGCTTGCTATCCCACATGGCAAGACCGCCTCGCAGGAGCGCGTTGTGCTTGCAATTGGCAAACCAAAGGAGCCTGTCGACTTTGAAGCGCTCGATGGTCAAATGGTGAAGTTGGTTGTGCTGCTTGCCAGTCCGGTTGACAAGAACAGTGAGCATATCTCGACGCTTGCTGCGATCAGCAGAATGATGACTGTTCCCGAGTTCCGCGAGCAGATGTACGAGGCGGCAACCAGCGAACAGATCATTGATCTGATCCGCGGACAAAGTGCGGCCGTGTGA
- a CDS encoding glycosyltransferase family 9 protein: MSDEPTQSRRFLRVLVVCPSWVGDVVMATPALRLIRDSMPGVFLGALVRPGIDQVLSGTTFFDEIHVDRAAGVMGPKMAGAKIRPRKYDAALLFSNSLRTALVTRIAGIPRRIGYARDGRGVLLTDRLTAPQRDDDAPGSGKWAIVPACMYYWHAAQYLCDVAANNSSKTDTLRNVNTVLQADTPLPAHARIELGTTDEDESAANEVLRSAGVEPDDTYVILNPGGNNEAKRWPADRFAAIGSYIHDTFGLRVLVSGAPNERELCDAIAQQVGDGAVSLPAHGLTLGSLKSIIRRSELMLTNDTGPRHMAAAFDVPLISLFGPTDHRWTTIPAPAGERIIVADPTLDPKESSNDHPDRCAIDRITVEAVRDEVGEMLATRLAN, from the coding sequence ATGAGTGACGAACCGACGCAATCCCGACGATTCCTTCGCGTGCTCGTGGTCTGCCCGTCGTGGGTGGGCGATGTCGTCATGGCGACACCCGCGTTGCGATTGATCCGCGATTCAATGCCGGGTGTGTTTCTTGGCGCGCTGGTCAGGCCCGGGATCGATCAGGTGCTGTCGGGGACCACGTTCTTTGACGAGATCCACGTTGATCGCGCTGCGGGTGTCATGGGCCCGAAGATGGCTGGCGCAAAGATCAGGCCGCGCAAGTACGACGCAGCGCTGTTATTTTCGAACTCCTTGCGGACAGCGCTCGTGACACGCATCGCAGGGATACCGCGACGGATTGGATACGCCCGCGACGGGCGCGGCGTGCTTCTAACAGATCGACTAACTGCGCCGCAGCGCGACGATGATGCGCCGGGTTCTGGCAAGTGGGCGATTGTGCCCGCGTGCATGTACTACTGGCACGCTGCGCAGTATCTGTGCGATGTTGCTGCGAACAACTCGTCAAAGACCGACACACTTCGAAATGTGAACACTGTGCTGCAAGCAGATACGCCACTTCCTGCGCACGCGCGCATAGAACTCGGTACAACAGACGAGGATGAGAGCGCAGCAAACGAGGTGCTTCGCAGTGCTGGGGTTGAGCCAGACGACACGTATGTGATACTTAATCCGGGCGGCAACAACGAAGCAAAGCGATGGCCTGCGGATCGATTCGCTGCGATCGGTTCGTACATCCACGACACGTTCGGGTTGCGTGTGCTGGTCTCGGGCGCGCCGAACGAACGCGAGTTGTGCGATGCAATTGCACAGCAGGTCGGCGACGGCGCAGTGTCACTTCCTGCGCATGGTCTGACGCTGGGCTCACTCAAATCGATCATCAGGCGGAGCGAATTAATGCTGACGAACGACACGGGGCCGCGTCATATGGCTGCGGCGTTCGATGTGCCGTTGATCAGCCTGTTCGGGCCGACGGACCATCGCTGGACAACCATCCCTGCACCCGCTGGCGAGCGGATCATCGTTGCGGATCCCACGCTCGATCCGAAGGAATCTTCCAACGATCATCCGGACCGCTGCGCTATCGACAGGATTACGGTCGAAGCGGTACGGGATGAAGTGGGCGAGATGCTCGCGACACGGCTGGCGAACTGA
- a CDS encoding histidine ammonia-lyase, with translation MTHQHLVRLDHPLQIHDIVAVANSTAHLDFDSATRDRIQACRNTLEQSMKRPEPIYGVNTGFGSLSKQRISNDQLGDLQINLLRSHAAGIGDPLPIPVVRAMMALLAASLARAVSGVRPVVIDQIIKLLDAQITPVVPSVGSVGASGDLAPLAHLALVLCGEGRAYLNNSIVDGAEALKQSGIERISLQAKEGLALINGTHLMAARAALLCNRLQRLTDAAVIANAMAIDSCKATDSFLDSRVYVARNQPGPALVAELLTSVLDGSGIITSHETNDSRVQDPYSFRCSPAVLGAAIDTLGYVRDVVKREINAVTDNPLVFDNGDIVSAGNFHGMPIAIPLDMISVAVSHIAGISERRTFWTLAAREAEMELPAYLSASPGLHSGLMIAQYTAAACCNEIIGLANPASVANISTSAGIEDYNSFGPRAAAKADRAVELAERVIAIEMLCSLEGIRRHRPLRSGTGVEQAVELLNSVIPPYDADRSPSPDIEAIASMIRDGTFAEALPKSAFPID, from the coding sequence ATGACACATCAGCATCTCGTTCGACTCGATCATCCACTCCAGATTCACGACATCGTGGCGGTCGCGAATAGCACCGCACACCTGGACTTTGACTCAGCCACGCGCGACCGCATTCAAGCGTGCCGGAACACACTCGAACAGTCGATGAAGCGTCCCGAGCCGATCTATGGCGTCAACACGGGATTTGGCTCACTCTCAAAGCAGCGCATCTCGAACGATCAACTCGGCGATCTCCAGATCAACCTGCTCAGGTCACACGCAGCAGGTATTGGTGATCCGCTCCCGATTCCAGTCGTTCGCGCAATGATGGCCTTGCTTGCTGCATCGCTTGCTCGCGCAGTATCTGGTGTTCGTCCTGTTGTCATCGATCAGATTATCAAACTGCTCGACGCTCAGATCACCCCTGTTGTTCCCTCCGTCGGATCCGTCGGCGCATCGGGTGATCTTGCGCCGCTTGCGCATCTCGCGCTCGTGCTGTGTGGTGAGGGAAGAGCATACTTGAACAACTCCATTGTTGACGGTGCTGAAGCACTTAAGCAATCGGGCATTGAACGCATCTCATTGCAGGCCAAGGAAGGGCTCGCACTCATCAACGGCACGCATCTCATGGCTGCTCGCGCAGCTCTCTTGTGCAATCGCCTCCAAAGACTCACGGATGCAGCAGTGATTGCAAACGCCATGGCAATCGATTCGTGCAAGGCAACAGACTCATTCCTTGATTCGCGTGTCTATGTTGCTCGCAACCAGCCCGGCCCTGCGTTGGTTGCTGAACTTTTGACATCTGTGCTCGATGGGAGCGGGATCATCACATCGCATGAGACAAACGACTCGCGTGTGCAGGATCCCTATTCGTTCCGTTGCTCCCCTGCTGTGCTCGGCGCAGCGATCGACACACTCGGGTATGTGCGCGATGTTGTCAAACGCGAGATCAACGCGGTCACAGACAATCCATTGGTGTTCGACAATGGCGATATCGTCTCAGCTGGCAACTTCCACGGGATGCCGATCGCGATTCCGCTCGACATGATCTCCGTCGCTGTGTCGCACATCGCTGGCATCTCGGAGCGCCGCACCTTCTGGACACTTGCTGCACGTGAAGCAGAGATGGAACTGCCCGCGTATCTGAGTGCGTCGCCCGGCTTGCACTCGGGACTCATGATCGCACAGTACACGGCGGCTGCGTGCTGCAACGAGATCATCGGGCTCGCGAACCCTGCAAGCGTTGCGAACATTTCAACGAGCGCGGGGATCGAGGATTACAACTCGTTCGGGCCGCGCGCTGCAGCGAAGGCGGACCGCGCTGTCGAACTGGCAGAGCGTGTCATCGCGATCGAGATGCTGTGCTCGCTTGAGGGCATCCGCAGACATCGTCCACTGCGCAGCGGCACTGGCGTCGAACAGGCTGTCGAGTTGCTCAATAGCGTCATCCCCCCCTATGACGCTGACCGCTCGCCGAGCCCGGACATCGAAGCCATCGCATCGATGATCCGCGACGGCACGTTTGCAGAGGCTCTTCCCAAATCGGCATTCCCGATCGACTGA
- the tpx gene encoding thiol peroxidase, whose amino-acid sequence MSHTRTGLVTLRGNAMTLEGDGVRVGQTAPDFTVLGNDMSPVKLSDYRGKTVIVSSVPSLDTPVCDLETRTFNEKASALGDNVVVLTISMDLPMAQKRWCGAHGVERIVTASDFKDRDFAHAFGLRMSENGLLARAVYVVDPSGVIRYEQIVSEIASEPDYDAVLAAAK is encoded by the coding sequence ATGTCACACACACGCACGGGCCTTGTTACACTCCGCGGGAATGCGATGACACTCGAGGGTGATGGTGTGAGGGTCGGCCAGACCGCGCCCGATTTCACCGTGCTCGGTAACGACATGTCGCCGGTCAAGCTCAGCGACTATCGCGGTAAGACCGTCATTGTCAGCTCCGTTCCGTCCCTTGATACGCCTGTGTGCGATCTTGAGACGCGCACATTCAACGAGAAGGCGTCGGCGCTTGGCGACAATGTCGTGGTCCTGACGATCTCCATGGACCTGCCCATGGCACAGAAACGCTGGTGCGGTGCGCACGGCGTTGAGCGGATTGTGACCGCGAGCGACTTCAAGGATCGCGACTTCGCGCACGCGTTCGGGCTTCGCATGAGCGAGAACGGTCTGCTCGCACGGGCAGTGTACGTCGTCGATCCAAGTGGCGTGATTAGATATGAGCAGATCGTGTCGGAGATCGCCAGCGAGCCTGATTACGACGCGGTGCTCGCTGCTGCAAAGTAA
- a CDS encoding low temperature requirement protein A, producing MTSRDPHEQHRAATPLELLYDLCFVVAIAQAAAGLHHAIAHGQGFGPVLSFGLVFFAIWWAWMGFAWFASAFDTDDVVYRLKVLVQMVGVLVLAAGVPRAFEHTDYRLITAGYVIMRLGLVAQWLRAAKASPEYRTTALRYAIGIVMCQVGWVLLLLLPHDQWMYGWLVCAPLELCVPAWAERAKPTSWHPHHIVERYGLLTIIVIGESVLAATMAIEQALDAHGISASLWVVIVSAPVIIFSMWWLYFARPQHTILTTSRRAFLWGYSHYFVFASAVAVGAGIGVSVDDATHHTEHLSGLWAGYAVSIPVAVYLLSLWFAQSRCMPLKHVVSVAYFGAIALVLLAPFTSISVAIVAGTLAALTMAVVVVYHNAVE from the coding sequence ATGACGTCGCGCGATCCGCACGAGCAGCATCGCGCAGCGACGCCGCTCGAACTGCTCTACGACCTCTGCTTTGTCGTCGCGATTGCGCAGGCGGCAGCAGGATTGCATCACGCGATCGCGCACGGTCAGGGGTTCGGGCCGGTGCTCTCGTTTGGGCTCGTGTTCTTTGCGATCTGGTGGGCTTGGATGGGGTTTGCCTGGTTCGCATCCGCGTTTGATACTGACGACGTGGTGTATCGATTGAAGGTGCTGGTGCAGATGGTGGGGGTGCTGGTGCTTGCGGCGGGTGTGCCTCGCGCGTTCGAGCACACGGACTACAGGCTTATCACAGCCGGGTATGTCATTATGCGCCTCGGGCTTGTTGCGCAGTGGCTGCGTGCTGCAAAGGCGTCGCCGGAGTATCGCACAACCGCGCTTCGATACGCGATCGGTATTGTGATGTGCCAGGTCGGCTGGGTGCTGTTGCTTCTTCTTCCTCATGATCAATGGATGTATGGCTGGCTAGTGTGCGCGCCGCTCGAACTGTGCGTACCAGCGTGGGCAGAGCGCGCAAAGCCGACAAGCTGGCATCCGCATCACATCGTGGAACGCTATGGGCTCCTGACGATCATCGTGATCGGTGAATCCGTCCTTGCTGCGACAATGGCAATCGAGCAGGCGCTCGATGCCCACGGCATCTCGGCATCATTGTGGGTTGTGATCGTGTCGGCACCGGTCATCATCTTCTCGATGTGGTGGTTGTACTTTGCACGGCCCCAGCACACGATCCTGACAACGTCCCGGCGCGCATTCCTCTGGGGATATTCGCACTACTTCGTGTTCGCTTCAGCGGTAGCGGTTGGTGCGGGGATCGGGGTCTCGGTTGACGACGCAACGCATCACACCGAGCACCTGTCCGGACTGTGGGCCGGTTACGCGGTGTCGATTCCTGTGGCGGTCTATCTGCTGAGTCTGTGGTTTGCACAGTCGAGGTGCATGCCGCTCAAGCACGTCGTGTCGGTCGCGTACTTTGGAGCGATTGCTCTTGTGCTGCTCGCGCCGTTCACTTCGATCAGCGTCGCGATCGTCGCGGGAACGCTGGCTGCATTAACAATGGCGGTGGTGGTTGTGTATCACAATGCAGTCGAATGA
- the lpdA gene encoding dihydrolipoyl dehydrogenase, with product MAGAHYDVVVIGGGPAGYVGAIRAAQLGFKVACVERAKLGGVCLNWGCIPSKSLLSNAELMEKLHKPDFWGLKIGGKVDLDWDKIIGRSRDVAGKLNNGIGFLFKKNKITHIEGNAKIVAARKGSSPCKIEIQDCAVQEELTSAPAKPGKTRETITADHVIVATGSVARDLPFAKFDGKMIWGAREAMYNKEQPKSLIVVGAGAIGMEFGYFYHQMGTKVTIIEMQDRILPVEDGEVSKAMDRVYKKEGYDIRTSTMTMNIETTKTGVKVTVAPMKDGKADESKKEVLSADRVLLAIGVKGRTDGLCDPSLGLKIERDHIVTDFVPGKTRNEAIDYKTNLEGIYAVGDVIGPPWLAHVASEEAILCVERIAWRKDPKKHHEPYPMDYTIIPGCTYCQPQVASVGFTEEALKAQGLKAGEDYQVGKYGFTAHGKAIAAAHTDGFVKIIRGLPRGEILGAHIMGDQATELIAEMSLARRLEATSEELIATVHAHPTMHEAIHEAALASEGRVIHA from the coding sequence ATGGCTGGCGCACATTACGACGTGGTCGTTATTGGTGGAGGGCCGGCCGGCTACGTCGGCGCGATCCGGGCTGCCCAGCTCGGATTCAAAGTCGCCTGCGTCGAGCGTGCAAAGCTCGGCGGCGTGTGTCTTAACTGGGGCTGCATCCCGTCCAAATCACTGCTCTCAAATGCCGAGTTGATGGAGAAACTCCACAAGCCCGATTTCTGGGGGCTCAAGATCGGCGGCAAGGTTGATCTCGACTGGGACAAGATCATCGGTCGCAGCCGCGATGTCGCTGGTAAACTCAACAACGGCATCGGATTCCTCTTCAAGAAGAACAAGATCACCCACATCGAGGGCAACGCGAAGATCGTTGCTGCTCGCAAGGGAAGTTCGCCCTGCAAGATCGAGATCCAGGATTGTGCTGTCCAGGAAGAGTTGACCAGCGCGCCAGCAAAGCCCGGCAAGACGCGCGAGACGATCACTGCGGATCATGTCATTGTCGCGACAGGTTCGGTCGCGCGCGATCTGCCGTTTGCAAAGTTTGATGGCAAAATGATCTGGGGCGCTCGCGAGGCGATGTACAACAAGGAACAGCCCAAGAGCCTTATCGTTGTCGGCGCTGGCGCAATCGGGATGGAGTTCGGCTACTTCTACCACCAGATGGGGACGAAGGTCACCATCATTGAGATGCAGGATCGCATCCTGCCAGTCGAAGATGGCGAGGTCTCCAAGGCGATGGATCGCGTCTACAAAAAGGAAGGCTACGACATCCGCACGTCCACGATGACGATGAACATCGAGACGACGAAGACGGGTGTCAAGGTCACCGTCGCGCCCATGAAGGATGGCAAGGCTGACGAATCGAAGAAGGAAGTGCTCAGTGCTGACCGCGTGCTGCTCGCGATCGGTGTGAAGGGACGCACAGACGGCCTGTGCGATCCGTCGCTTGGACTCAAGATCGAGCGTGATCACATCGTGACCGACTTTGTGCCCGGCAAGACACGCAACGAAGCGATCGATTACAAGACAAATCTTGAGGGCATTTACGCGGTGGGGGATGTGATTGGCCCGCCGTGGCTCGCGCATGTGGCGAGTGAGGAAGCGATCCTGTGCGTCGAGCGCATCGCGTGGCGCAAGGATCCGAAGAAGCACCACGAGCCATACCCGATGGACTACACGATCATCCCCGGCTGCACATACTGCCAGCCGCAGGTTGCCAGTGTCGGGTTCACCGAGGAAGCGCTCAAGGCGCAGGGGCTCAAGGCCGGCGAGGATTACCAGGTCGGCAAGTATGGGTTCACTGCGCACGGCAAGGCGATTGCAGCAGCGCACACAGACGGATTCGTCAAGATCATCCGCGGCCTTCCCCGTGGTGAGATTCTCGGCGCGCACATCATGGGCGATCAGGCGACCGAGCTCATTGCTGAGATGAGCCTTGCGCGTCGACTTGAAGCAACCAGCGAGGAACTCATCGCAACCGTTCACGCGCACCCAACGATGCACGAGGCGATCCACGAAGCGGCTCTCGCGTCAGAAGGTCGCGTTATTCACGCGTAA
- a CDS encoding SRPBCC family protein encodes MADTASGNTVRLHRILRAPAEHVYKAFLDPAALCKWMAPHGFVGTVHHIDARVGGTYKMSFTNFRTGTSHSFGGTYVELTPHSTIRYVDAFDNPELSNEMSVTIQLRPVACGTELNIVQENVPPQIPVEFCYSGWQESLTLLALLIEADIPDQ; translated from the coding sequence ATGGCAGATACCGCATCAGGCAATACCGTTCGGTTGCACCGCATCCTTCGTGCGCCCGCCGAGCACGTGTACAAGGCGTTCCTCGATCCCGCGGCTCTGTGCAAGTGGATGGCGCCGCACGGCTTTGTGGGAACCGTTCATCACATAGACGCGCGCGTCGGCGGCACATACAAGATGTCGTTCACGAACTTCCGTACCGGCACGTCGCACTCGTTCGGCGGAACGTACGTGGAGCTCACGCCGCATTCGACGATCCGATACGTTGACGCGTTCGACAATCCCGAACTGTCAAACGAGATGTCGGTGACGATACAACTCAGGCCCGTTGCGTGCGGCACGGAGCTGAACATCGTGCAGGAAAACGTGCCACCGCAGATACCGGTCGAGTTCTGCTACTCGGGTTGGCAGGAATCGCTCACGCTTCTGGCGTTGCTTATTGAAGCGGATATTCCGGACCAGTAA
- a CDS encoding dihydroorotase: MERVLIQNGRVIDPASGRDEICDVAVADGKIVEIGTGLSASAADTVINADGLIVAPGLIDPHVHLREPGQTHKETIETGSHAAVAGGFTTVCCMPNTSPALDSVEQIEFVSARAKAAQCRVFPVAAGTVGRKGMQSTDVAALVKAGAVAISDDGDAIASERMMLAVFEQCASSDVVFMQHCQDPAMTVGAQMHQGSVSAALGLTGWPREAEETIIDRDIALARKTNARYHVQHLSSAGSIELIRDARKEKLHVSAEASPHHLLLTHHVIDRGPDGNAFGAGPWPIAKVNPPIREATDRAAIVRAVGAGVITVLATDHAPHTMDEKDVPYEHAPMGMIGLEFALGLYGRALIASGAIDWPRLLAMMTIEPAKLCNLDRSGLGTLQEGGIPDITIIDPSAEWKPSRDDCKGKSWNTPFIEPSLGISCLGRAVLTMVGGEIRHRMIP, from the coding sequence GGTGATTGATCCAGCGTCCGGACGCGACGAGATCTGCGATGTTGCTGTTGCGGATGGAAAGATCGTCGAGATCGGCACGGGGCTTTCTGCTTCGGCTGCTGACACTGTCATCAATGCGGATGGTCTGATCGTCGCGCCGGGGTTGATCGACCCGCACGTGCATCTGCGCGAGCCCGGGCAGACGCACAAGGAAACGATCGAGACCGGATCACACGCAGCTGTTGCTGGTGGATTCACGACTGTCTGCTGCATGCCCAACACATCACCCGCACTCGACTCGGTTGAGCAGATCGAGTTTGTCAGTGCGCGTGCGAAAGCCGCACAGTGTCGCGTCTTTCCTGTTGCAGCGGGCACCGTCGGACGCAAGGGCATGCAATCGACGGATGTTGCTGCACTCGTGAAGGCTGGCGCAGTCGCGATCTCTGACGATGGCGATGCGATCGCGAGCGAACGCATGATGCTGGCAGTGTTCGAGCAGTGTGCATCAAGCGATGTCGTGTTCATGCAGCACTGTCAAGATCCAGCGATGACTGTCGGAGCGCAGATGCATCAGGGAAGTGTCTCTGCTGCACTCGGTTTGACTGGCTGGCCCCGCGAAGCGGAAGAAACGATCATTGATCGCGACATCGCGCTCGCACGCAAGACCAACGCAAGGTACCACGTTCAGCATCTCTCCAGTGCGGGCTCGATCGAACTGATCCGTGATGCTCGCAAGGAAAAACTCCATGTGAGTGCCGAAGCATCGCCGCACCATCTGCTTTTGACACATCATGTGATTGACCGCGGACCGGACGGAAACGCGTTCGGCGCGGGGCCGTGGCCGATCGCAAAGGTAAACCCACCGATCCGTGAAGCGACCGATCGTGCTGCGATTGTGCGTGCTGTTGGGGCGGGTGTGATTACTGTGCTGGCGACCGATCACGCGCCGCACACCATGGACGAGAAGGACGTGCCGTACGAACACGCGCCGATGGGCATGATCGGTCTTGAGTTCGCATTGGGGCTTTACGGCAGGGCCCTCATCGCGTCGGGTGCGATCGACTGGCCGAGGCTTCTCGCGATGATGACGATTGAGCCTGCGAAGCTCTGCAATCTGGACCGTTCAGGACTGGGTACGTTGCAGGAAGGCGGGATCCCAGACATCACGATCATCGATCCAAGCGCCGAGTGGAAGCCATCGCGCGACGACTGCAAAGGCAAGAGCTGGAACACGCCGTTCATTGAGCCAAGCCTTGGCATCTCGTGCCTGGGTCGTGCTGTGCTGACAATGGTGGGGGGCGAGATTCGGCATCGCATGATTCCCTAA